A stretch of DNA from Arthrobacter globiformis:
ATTGCAGTGGGACGAGCAGCGAGTCCACCAGGAAATCGAGGCCTACCGCCAATGGATCCGCCACCGCAGACCGCGTGTCATGGAAGACACCGCCATCATGCTGTCCAACCTAGCCAAATACCCAACATCAATGAAGAAATCGGAGCAATAACTCATGTCACTCGTATCCCTTCCCGAACTGCTGGACCACGCTGGTAAGAACCGCTACGCCGTCGGATACTTCGAGTCCTGGGACATCTACAGCCTTGAAGCCACCATCGCCGCGGCCGAGGCAAGCCAGTCGCCGGTCATCATCGGAATCGGCGGCCTGTCCTCGAACCACGAATGGCTGCAGTCCGGCGGCATCGAACTCTACGGTGCTGCCTCCCGCGCGCTGGCCGACCGTGCGAAGGTTCCGGTCGCCACTTTGTTCAACGAGGCCGACAGCTTCGCCGAGGCTGCAGGCGGACTGGGAGCAGGCTTCAACTCGGTCATGATGCACACCCAGGGCTGGGACCAGAACAAGCTCATCGCAGACACGGCAGCGCTGGTCGCGGCGGCGCACGCCGTCAACGTCGCCGTCGAAGGTGAAATCGGTGCGCTGGCAGAAATCAAGGACGGTGTCCTTGACGCAGCCGGTGCCTCCTACACGACGCCGGAAGCCGCCGAACTCTTCGTCCGTGAAACCAACGTTGACTGCCTCGCGGTGGCGGTAGGAAACGTCCACTTCGTCACCGGGGGCCACGTGCCGACGGTCCAGGTGGACCTCATCAAGGAAATCGGCAACACCGTCGACGTTCCCCTCGTTCTGCACGGCGGATCCGGCACCCCGGACGATCAGACCCGCCAGGCCGTTGAAGCCGGCATCACCAAGGTCAATGTCGGCACCAAGCTCAAGCACGTCTTCGGCCAGGCCCTCCTGGCCGAACTGGGCCGCCCGGTTGAGGACCCGAACCTGGTCTTTGGCTCGCGGTTCGAGGGCGACGCCAACTCCCGCGCCGGAGTGGCTCTGCGCAAGGAAATCCAGCGGCTCATGGACGTCTTCGGTTCCACCGGTCAGGCCGGCCGCTAATGTCCCAGTCCACACATACCCTGCAAAAAGAAGTCCTGGGCACGGACGAGAGCCTGCACCTGCTGGAGGAAATGGTCCTCATCCGGCAGTTCGAGCAGACCGCGTACCTGCGCTACCTCCAGGGAGAGATCCCCGGAACACTGCACCAGTCACAGGGCCAGGAAGCCGTGGCCGTGGGAGTCTGCTCGCTGCTGCGCACCGAAGACTGGATCACCTCGACCCACCGGCCCCACGGTCACGCCCTGGCCAAGGGGCTGGACCCGGCGGCCGGGATGGCCGAAATCTACGGCCGGGAAACCGGCTGCCTGGGCGGGCGCGGCGGATCGATGCACCTTGGCGACCCGGCCCTGGGCATTCTTCCCTCGATCGCCATCGTTGGCGGCGGCATTACCATTGCCCCAGGCCTTGCACACGCGCTGAAGTACAAGGAGACGGACAATGTCGTTGTCTGTTTCTTCGGTGACGGTGCGGTCAACGAAGGTGCTTTCCATGAAGGCGTGAACTACGCGGCGGCGTTCAATCTCCCCGTGATCTTCGTTTGCGAAAACAACATGTACGGCGCTTCGACGCCGTTCCACGAAACTACCCGGAACATCAACGTCGCCTCCAGGGGCGAGGCCTATGGCATTCCGTCCGAACAGGCCGACGGAATGGACGTCAGGGCAGTCCGGGAGGCCACGCAGCGTGCGCTGGAAACCGCCCGCAGCGGCAAAGGCCCCGTCCTGCTCGAATTCCTCACCTACCGGTACGTAGGCCACAGCCGCGGCGACGCCCGGGGTTACCGGACCAAGGACGAAGAAGCCATCTGGGCGGCGAAGGACCCGATCAAGACCTTCGGTGCCGCACTCGTGGAAGAAGGCACCGCCTCCGAGGAACAGGTCAAGGAAGCCACAGCCCGTGCCAAGAAGCGCATCGCAGAAGCGCTCAAGCACGCCCAGCAGGCACCCTGGCCGGACCCGGTCACCGCCCTTGCTCCGAACATCATCTTCGGCAACCCGCCCCAGGAAGTCGAGGGCGCCGGACCGCTTGAAGAAGGTTCAGAGGAGGAACGGTACATCTCCATCGCCGACTCGATCCGGGAGACGCTGCACAGCGAACTCGGCACGGACCCGAACCTGGTTCTGTTGGGCGAGGACGTAGGTGTGCCCGGCGGATTCGGCGGTGCATTCGGCGTCTACCAGGGGCTGGCCGAGGAATACGGCCGGCACCGCGTGATCGATACCCCGATCAGCGAGAAGGCCATCATGGGCGCAGCGATCGGTGCCGCCATCGGCGGTTTGCGCACCGTGCCGGATCTTCAGTACGCGGACTTCGTCTTCGAAGCCATGGACGAACTCGTCAACGAAGCGGCCAAGCAGCGCTACATGTCCAACGGAAAACTGACGATCCCGACGGTGCTGCGCTGCCCCGTGGGCGCATCGCAGCGGGGCGCCCAGCACGCGCAGTGCCCGGAGAGTTTCTTCATGCACGTGCCCGGGATCAAGGTGCTCTGCATCTCGGACCCGTACACGGCCAAGGGCGCCCTTACGGCCGCCATCCGGGACGACGACCCGGTCCTGGTCTTCGAGCACAAGCTGCTTTACGGTGCGAAGAAACGCCAGGAAGCCGGTTCCATCAACACGCGCGCGTACGTTCCGGAAGAGAACTTCGCACTGCCTGTCGGGCAGGCCCGGGTCCGCCGTCGGGGCAAGGACGCGACCATCGTTGCGACCTTCACCGAACTGTACAAAGCCCTGGAACTCGCGGAGAAGCTCTCGGCAGAAGGAATCGAACTCGAAGTCATCGACCCCGTATGGCTCTCCCCGTTCGACTGGACGACCGTCATGGAAAGCGTCAGGCGCACGGGCAGGCTCGTCATTGCCCACGAAGCGCATCTGACGGGTGGATGGGGCGCCGAAGTGAGCGCCAGGATCTCCGATGAGCTGTTCGCTGATCTGAAGGCACCGGTCCGCCGCGTCGCCAGCCGCGACATCCCCATGCCGTTCTCTCCGCCTCTGGAAGCGGCAGTCCTGCCGCTGGCGGAGCACATTGAGGCCGCGGTCCGGGACGTCCTGTCAACGGACCACACCCGATCCGGAAAGGAGTAAGACTGTGGAAGCCATCGTCATGCCTGCCCTTGGGCAGACAAGTGAAGAAGCATACATCCAGGAATGGCTGGTCAAGGAGGGCGACGAAGTCGAAATGGGCCAGCCCCTCCTCAGCGTCGAAACCGACAAGGCACAGCTGGAGGTCGAATGCGTAGCCGACGGCGTTCTGCTGAAGATCGTCTGCCCCGCTGATACCACCGTGAACGCGGGAACCATCATCGCCTACATCGGTGAAGCCGGGGAAACCGTTCCCGCCGAGTAGCACCCTGCAAACGCCGCGGTTCGCATCCCTGCCGATCCGGCAGGGATGCGAACCGCACCCATCCCTCAGGAGACAGCCCATTGGGTCAGCCCCAGGTTTTAGCCATCGACTGCGGAACCCAGTCTGTCCGCTGCCTTCTATTTGACCCCGGGACCGGAACCTACGAGATCGGAGCATCCGAAAAACTTGCACTGAAAGTCCGGGGGCCCCAGCAGATCGAGATTGATCCGCTTGAACTTGTGGCCGCAACCGTTCGGGTGCTGCGCGCGACACTGGCCAAATGTGAACAGACCCCGCTGTGCATCGGGATCACCAACATGCGCGAGTCAGCGATAGCGTGGTCCCGTGAGACGGGCCTTCCCGTCCATGACGGGATCATGTGGATGTCCCAGCAAAGCCAGAACATCGTTTCCCGCTGGGATGACGACGGGCTGGCACCCCTGATCCGGGAACGAACAGGGCTTAGCAACCACACCTTCTTTTTCGGATCAAAAATAGCGTGGCTGTTCAACGAGAGACCCGACCTGGCGGCCATGGCAAAAACCGGCAAAATCGCCGTCGGGACCATCGATTCCTGGCTGCTGTACTCCCTGACGGGTGGAACCGTCCACGCCACCGACGTCTCCAACGCCTCCCGATACCAGCTCCTGAACCTTCACTCACTGCACTGGGACGAGCAGCTGCCGGAAGCGCTGGGTATTCCCCGTGCAGCCTTGCCGGACGTCCGACCGACAGCCTCCCACTTCGGACACACCGACCCGCAGGTCACCGGCTACCGCATACCGATCACAGGCATGATCGGAGACCAGCAGGCATCCCTGCTCGGCCACGGCTGCGACGGACAAGGAGAAGCGAAGGCGACATTTGGCACCTCCTGCGTCGTGAGCGCAAACCTTGGCCAAACCCCATCAACCGCCGAGGGGCTCGTCACGTCGATAGCCTGGTCAGCACCCGATAACGGCGCGGTGTACGAGATGGAAGGATCTGCCTTCCATTGCGGGTACACGATGTCCTGGCTCGCCAAAACGCTCTCCCTGCCTGCCGCAGCCCCCTACGAACCGGAACGAAGCGAGCTGCCAGCCAGCCAGCGGGTCTACGTGGTGCCCTCATTCACTGAACTCGGCGCACCCCGGTGGCCGAAGGGATCAGGGGCGTTCATTAGCGGCCTGCGAATGGACTCCGGTCCATCGGACATCGTGCGGGCTGGAATCGAAAGCATGGCCTTCCAAGCCTTCGACCTTGTCACAGCGATCCCCGACCTGCCGGGCGCAAAGCCGCTGTCCGTCGACGGAGGCGGAGCCGGCAACAACTACCTGTGCCAGCTGCTCGCCGATCTCACAGCAACAACAATTGTCCGGCCGCCCAGCCGTGAACTGACGGCGCTGGGAGCTGCCCGCGTAGCCCTAAGAACCCTCGGGAACAATCTTCCCGCCGGTTCCGCGGTGACAGGACCTCCTGACTATTTCACCCCTTCAGATGGACCCTCTTACGCCGCGGAAGGCTTTCTTCACTGGAAGGAGCTCATCGCCCGGAATCTCAGCTGAGGGCGCTGCGGGCTTGATTGAGGACCGCGGCCGATACAATTGAAAACAGTTTCATCTGAGGCACACCGTGCCGGTAGGGAGCAGCATGGTAAGGCTAAGCGCTGAGAGGCTGGCGCACGCCGCGTTCCTGTACTACGTCCAGGGCCTGTCCCAAATGGAGGTAGCCAAGCAGTTGGGTGTGACGCGCTCGAATGTTTCCCGCATGCTCACCGCCGCCAGGGAACAATACATCGTCAAGTTCGAGATCGCCTACCCGCTGGACCGGGACCCCGCCATGGAGCAACGTCTCCTGACCAGGTTCTCCAATGACGGCATCTCGGAAGTGATCGTCGTGCCAGGACGCGAAACCGGAGTCGGCGCGTCCAGCCATGGGCTGCTGGCAGTCGGCCAGGCCGGAGTTGGCTGGCTTGATAAAAACCTCAACGATGGCCAGACTCTGGGCCTGTGCTGGGGCAGCACCGTCGAGGCCATGGTCGACAGCGCCCATTTCAACCGGCGTGTTGATGTCGAAGTCGTGCAGCTCGCAGGCGAACTCAGCATCGACTCCCGATTCTCCGGCCACGACCTCGTGAGGAATCTGGCAGAAAAACTGGGTGGACGGTACCGCTACTTCAACGCCCCGGCAACAACCCAGGACGAAGCCACGGCGGCGGCCCTCATGAAGACGGAGCAGGTCGCCAACGCCCTCGCCCTGGGACGAACCTCAGACGTGGCCGTTCTGGGCATCGGCCAATACGGCATGGACAGTTCCAATCTCTTCCTCCAGCGGGCCGGCGCATCTGACGAGGAGATCCGCGAAGCGGTCGAACGCGGTGCGGTTGGACAGATCTCCGGGCGCTTTTACGACAGGGAAGGCAAACAGCTCGACCTTGCCATCAACCGACGGATCATTTCGCTGGACCTTGACGATCTTAGAGACATCGATACGGTAGTGGCTGTTGCCAGCGGACCCTTTAAAGCCGAAGCAGTCAGCGCCGCCATCAAGGGAGGCCTTGTGAACGTTCTCATCGTTGACAGCTCCCTCGGGCAGGCCCTGGAAGCAGCCTAAACAGGCCCCGCATCCCCCGCTCACCAGCCACACCTGGCAGCGCCTCCGCCGGTAAGCTGCCGGCCGCCCAGGGTCGCTGGGAAGCCGGGCATCTACCGCAGCCGGTCCCGTGGGTGCAAGCCCCTCCAAGACACTCCAAGTCGGCCGGTCCGAGACGCTGTAAGCCGCCGGATCCATCCCTGCTTCCGCCGTCACTCTCCCTGGACGGCTTTGACGCGTACGCGTATCTGCCGCACCAGCCCGCCACCGTCCATTTCAACGCGGCGCGCACACGTCTCCGACCGGCGTGAGATCGCCGTCCAGTGCGCCATCAGCACGCATCCCTATTGCGGGGAAGCCCGCGAAGTCCCATTAATCACTGCCCGCCGCGGGGACAGGGCAAAGGCTCATTGACATATGTGACTCATGACACTAGCCTAGAACTCACATAAGTGATTCCACTCACGAATGTGATTTTAGTCTTAGCCGAGATGAAACCTCAGCCCGAGGTGGGGCGGCGTTTCACGGCAACTAGCTTTCCGACAAACTTCTTATGAAACGTGAGTATCCAATGACGAATCCACAGCATCTTGAAGACCGTGCAAAGTCCGGACTCGTTGCCCGCTTGAACGAGCGCGGCGACTTCCGCCGCCGCCAGTTCCTGCAGGGCCTCGGTGTCGGCGCGCTGGCTCTGGGCGCGGGGGGCGCCCTGGCCGGATGCAGTGAACCTCTGGGTGCAGGATCGGGTGCCGGCACCACGGGCGCGGGAGGGGCCGGTAAGGTAGCCCTCGCATCCGTTCCCACCCTGACCAACGAATACTTCACCATGTGGAAAGCCGGTGGCACGGAAGCCGCTCAAGCTCTTGGGCTGACCTACCGGATGCAAAGCTACGAGGGCTCGGCGTCGGCGCAGATTGATCAGCTGCGCTCAGCCAAAGCTGCGGGCGCAAGTCAGGTGGTGACATTTCCGATCAATAATGATGCCGTACGCCAAATGGGCGAGATCCTAGCCGGCCAGGACATCCAGCTGGCGACCTCCTTCGCAGCGACCCCGTGGATGGTGCCGTCCGAACCGGGATACCAGGACCATTATTCGACGCTGTTCACGCCGCGGGAGGTCCTGGGGCAGAAGGCCATGAGTGAGGCAGTTTTCAAAGCCATTGGCGGCAAGGGAAACGTCGTCTACATTCAGGGCGCTCCGACGAACCGGACCTCCAACGCCCGCGAGAAGGGCTTCGACATGGCCGTGGCGAACTTCCCGGGGATCAACGTGCTGGCGAAACAGGACGGCAAGGAAACGGGTCAGGACACCCGCCCGGTCGTCCAGACCATGCTTTCCCGCTTCAACAACATCGATGCCATCATCTGCCACAACTCCTCGGAGGCTTTGGGTGCGGTGTCGGTTCTTGAAGAAAAGGGCAACGACCACATCAAGGTGGGCGGGACGGACGAGCAGATCGCGATTCTCGACAAGCTGATCCAGGGTCCGAACGTCGTCGCTGTGCAGTCGATTTTTGGTACCTGGCTGGGGGGTTACATGATTGTCCGCAACTACGACCTGGCCAATGGCGTCAAGCTGGATCCGATCGAGCGCATGATCTTCCAAGACTCCCTGATCATCGATACAAAAGAATCAGCCCAGGAGTACAAGAAGATCGCAACCTCACCCACCACCGGCTTTGACTGGAAAAAGATGTCGCGCCACCTGAACCCTGATACCTGGGACACGCAGGTCGCACTCGCACCGGTTGATCCGGTCAAGTTCTTCACCGAAGACCTCAACACCCCGAAGCCGGCCGGGTTCAAGTTCCCGGAGGCCCTCCAGTCGTCGCTGGATGCAGGCGGAGTTAAAAAGTTTACCGACCTGTATGCCCGGCATGCCCAGACCAACCCGTATGCAACAGCCATCAAGCTCACGACAACGGGAGCCACCGTCTTCGGAACGAAGTTCTAACCATGGGTGCGGACAGCTCGCTGCTGGAGATCAGGGACCTCACCAAGGCTTTCAAGGGGGTCAAAGCTTTGGACGCAGTGTCCTTTGACCTTCGTCTCGGCGAAGTCGTCGGGCTGGCAGGACACAACGGGGCCGGCAAATCCACGCTGCTGAACATCCTTTCCGGAGTTTTCACTGCGGATTCAGGATCGATGACACTCTCGGGCAGGACATACCGGCCAACATCCTATTCGGGGGCAACCGGAGCCGGCGTCTTCCGCATTTATCAGGAGCTCTCGGTCATCGACAATCTCACCGTCGCCGAAAACCTGACGCTGGGAACAGAGAAGCACATCCGGAAGTTTGGCCTGCTCACCCCCAAGCGCACGACGGCGACGGCGGCTGATTTTCTGGAGGACGTCGGCCTCGGCGACCTCGACGCGAAGAAGCGCGTGGAGCAGCTCACGATGGCTGAGCGGCAGCTCGTCGAAATCGCCAAGGCGCTCTACATGGCCCGGCTGGCGAAGATTGAGAAGCCGGTCTTGCTGCTGGATGAACCGACAAGCGGTCTCACTCAGACGCAGGTCGACTTCCTCGAGGGCCACATCAACAAGCTCCGCAGTCAGATGGGCATCATCCTGACCACCCACCGCGGCAGCGAGCTTCTCGAATGGAGCGACAGGGTGGTCGTGCTGCGTGACGGACGGGTGGTCGGCGAACCCGATCCGCGCACGACATCTGCCGAGGAACTCGGCCAGCTCATGGTCGGCGAAGCAGAGGTCACACGGCATGCCCGCCGGGATGTCCGCACGGAGCAGGGCAACCCGGTCCTGGAGCTGCAGGACCTCGTCCTGCCCAGCCTGGAAGAACCGGTGAACCTGGTGCTGCAACCAGGGGAGGTCGTTGCACTCATTGGAGAATCCGAGGAAAAAACGCAGATCGCCAGGTGCATCTCGGGGCTGCTGAAAGCATCGTCCGGAGAAGTCCGGGTCAACGGAGCAAAGGTCCCGCCGACCGTCAAGGGCGCCCTTGACGCCGGAGTGAGGTTTGTTCCCGCTGACCGGGGAGGGGAGGGACTTTCACTCCTTCACTCCGTTCAGGACAATCTGGCCCTGGGTGCAATGGCTGCCGAGCGCCGGCAGGACCTTGCCCGTAAACCAAAGGCCGAGAAGGCGTTCGCCCAGGACCTCGTCTCCAAATACGGGGTGAAAATCGCCAGCCTGGAACAGGCCTCAGGGTCTCTCTCCGGCGGTAACCAGCAGAAGCTCCTTGTGGCCCGTGCCATGTCAGAGGCGGCGCAAGTCATCGTCCTGGACAAACCGACGCGCGGCATCGACGTCCACGCCAAATCCGAGATCTTTCGCCTGATTCTGGAAGCGTCCGACCGGGGAGTTTCAGTTCTCGTCGCCAGCGACGAACCGGAAGAGCTAATGCCGATCTGCGACCGGCTCATCGCTTTCCGCAACGGGAAAGTCAGCGCAGAATTCAATTGCCGGTCCGGAGCGGAACCCACGCTGACCGAACTTGCAGAAGCAACCTCATAGTTTCAAGGGAGAATCACCATGAGTTCCGAACCACTGGCAGCCTCAAAGCCGCCCACCAGCACCGGCAGCCTGCCAAAAGGGCCAGGACTTGGGCAAGTACGCCCGATAAGCAAGACGGGATTTATGAACCGCGACCGACTCCAGACCCTTCTGCTGGTCGCGGCCCTGGTCATCCTGCCCATTGTCTTTGTCTCAATGAACCCGCAGTACCTGTCACCGGGAAACCTCGACAGCATGATGCGCCAGAGTTCCGTGCTGCTCCTGGTGGTTGCCGCAGGAACGGCCCCGATCCTGCTCGGTTCCATCGACCTGTCCGTCGGCGCGATCGTATCGTTGTGCGCGGTCTCGGCCGCGCTGCTTGCCCAGTCCATGGGACAGGCAGCAGTTTTCCTCGTGCTGCCGCTCGGCCTGCTCATCGGCCTGTTCAACGGCGTCATCGTCTCCTACATCAAGCTCCCGTCATTCCTTGTAACGCTGGGAACGTCATTCGCTTTTGGCGGCATCGCCCTCCTTCTGTCCGGCGGCTTTCCCGTCCAGCTGATCAGCGGTCCCTTGAACGCGGCCTTCCAGCGCAGCCTTTTCGGGATCTTCCCCCTTCCCCTGGTGTACGCCGTCATCCTCTGGCTGCTGCTGATCGTCTTTTTGAGGCGCACCGCGACCGGCCGCTTCATCTACGCAATCGGCGGGAACGAACGCGCCGCAAAGGTATGCGGCGTTAATGTCCGCTGGGTGAAGGCTCTGGCCTTCGGCGCCAGCGGCCTGTGCTGCGCCCTTGCCGGAGTGCTGGTGCTCTTCTCGACCACCGCCGCCACCCCGGATATCGGCAACTCTTTCCTCCTGCCCTCCATCGCAGCCATCGTCATGGGCGGCACTCCGCTCTCCGGCGGCCAGGGCGGCGCGGCACGCGGCCTCATCGGCACCCTGATCCTGGTGGAGCTGACCAACGGAATGCTGATCATCGGCCTGCCCCCGGCAGCCCAGCAGATCGTTCAGGGACTCGTGGTCATCCTCGCAGTTCTCCTGACCTTCGACCGCCGCGGCGTGTCAGTAGTTAAATAGCGCCACGGCAGGCCCGATTACACTACAGCGACGGGTTCAATCTACGCCCACGCTGTACCGCAACTAGGAGAAAATTAGATGGCCACTCGGCTACTTGGGATAGATTTCGGCACAGGCGGCGCCAAAGCCTGCATCATTGACGATCAGGGCGAAGTCCTCGCGTACGCGTTCCGTGAATACCCCATCTTCCACCCCCGTCCGGGATGGTCGGAGCACGACCCGGAGACCTACTGGCGGGTGACGTGCGAAATGATCCAGCAGGTGCTGCGGGACACCCAGTGCCTGCCGCAGGAAATCGCGGGAATAGCCGTCTCCAGCGCCTTGCCGTCCATGGTGCTGGTCGATGACCAGGGCCGTCCGGTGGCCCCTGCCATGAATCTCATGGACCGTCGCGCCCTGGACGAAGTCACCGTCATCAGGAACATCGTGGGGGAGTCCGTCATCGAGGACGTGACGGCCAACCGCATCGAGGACCATCCCAACCTGGTCAACCTTTTCTGGTATCAGCGCAACAAACCGCAGATCTATGACAAGGTCTACAAAGCCCTCACCATCGACGGCTTCATCGTGTCCCGGCTCACCGGCGAGTTCACCCTCAACACAAGCTCGGCCGTTTTCTACGGGGTCGCCTTCGACATCCGAAAAGGCGTCTTCCACGACGACATCCTCGAAAAGCTCCACATTGACCCGAACATCCTGCCCCGCCTCTGCGACAGCACCGACGTGGTGGGAAGCATCACGACCGAGGCTGCCGGCGCCACCGGCCTCCACGCCGGCACTCGCGTCGTTGGAGGACAGGTCGACTGCAACGCAGGCTGGATCGCCGGCGGAGCGGTCGAACCCGGGGACATGCAGCTGAACCTCGGGACCAGCGGCGTCCTCGGCGTCGTGCACCAGAACATGGACTACCTCAGCTCCCCGGACGGTCTCCGGATGGTGAACATCCCGTACACCACCTCGCCCCGGGACACGTTCTCAGCCGTGGCGGTCACGACCACCGGCGGGCAGGCCCTGCGGTACCTCCGCGATACCTTCGGCGAGGGCGAGGCCGATGTGGAGCGACTCCTGAAGGTCAGCTCCTATGACCTGATCACCCTCCAGGCCCGCGACGTCCCGCCTGGCAGCGAAGGGTTGCTGGTGCTGCCCTACCTGATGGGTGAGCGTTCTCCTATTTGGGATACGTCAGCCCGCGCCGTCATGTTCGGTCTCTCACTGCATCATCACCGAGGCCACGTTTTCCGGGCTTTCATGGAAGGCGTCGCATACGCGCTCTTTGACTCGTTCTCGGTTCTGCAGCGGACCGGACTGAAGATCAACCACCCTCTCATCTTCAACGAGGGTGGGGCGAAAAGCGAAGTCTGGCGCCGGATCATCACGGACGTTTTCGGCATCCCGACGGCAATGCTCAAGGGCCGCACCGGGGCGCCCCTCGGGGACGCCATCCTGGCCGGCGTGGGCGTGGGAGTGTTCGATGACTTCAGTGTCGCCAAGGAGTGGTGCACCTATAGGGAGTACCTTGAGCCCGACCAGCAGAACCACGACATGTACATGGAGTACTTCCAGCTGTACAAAAACATCTACGCCAACGTGCAGGGCAACTTCCAAGACCTCCAATCAATCGTTCGCCGCCACCAAAACTGACCGGAACCGACACGTCTTCGCCCTGCTGCCAGTGACCAGTCCCTACCGGACCGACAAGGTCCCTCGCAAACACCGTCCCGCCGGGACACATCCGCCCCCTTCAACGAGGAGAACACAGTGAGTGCCCCAAAGTTCACGCTGGAAAACAAGACCGCCGTCGTCACAGGAGCAAGCAGCGGCATCGGCCGGGCCATTGCCGTGGCCATCGCTGAACTGGGAGCCGCAGTAGGCTGCGTCGACCTGCCCGGCAGCGACCTGGAAGGCGTCACCGCCGAGATCAAGAATTCTGGAGGCCGAGCCGCGTACTTCGCGGCCGACGTCACCCAGCCCCAGGACATGATCAATGCCGTAGCCAGCATTGAACAGGAACTGGGAGCAATCTCCCTGGCAGTCAACGCCGCAGGCATCGCTAACGCAGCCCCCGCAGAAGATATGCCGCTTGCACAGTGGCAGAAGGTTCTGGACGTCGACCTGACCGGGGTGTTCCTGTCTTGCCAGGCAGAAGGCAACGCCATGCTCCGCAACGGCGGCGGATCCATCGTTAACATCGCCTCGATGTCCGCCACCATCGCCAATAGAGGACTGCTCCAGGCCCACTACAACACCGCTAAGGCAGGGGTGGTTCACTTGGGCAAGAGCCTGGCCTGGGAATGGGCATCCCGCGGCATCAGGGTCAATAGCGTCAGCCCGGGCTACACCAACACGCCCATGACCAAGCGCCCCGAACAGGCCAGCGCCATGGCCGGCTACGCACAAGACACCCCTCTGGGCAGAAATGCCGAACCTGAAGACATCGCCGGACCCGTGGCATTCCTCCTCAGCGACGCAGCAGCATTTGTGACAGGAGTTGATCTGCTGGTCGATGGCGGATTCGTCATCTGGTGAGTCTTGCGTCGGCTTGAAAGAATCCTCCAACGACCTCCCAAAGAAAGGAACATACC
This window harbors:
- a CDS encoding sugar-binding transcriptional regulator, with translation MVRLSAERLAHAAFLYYVQGLSQMEVAKQLGVTRSNVSRMLTAAREQYIVKFEIAYPLDRDPAMEQRLLTRFSNDGISEVIVVPGRETGVGASSHGLLAVGQAGVGWLDKNLNDGQTLGLCWGSTVEAMVDSAHFNRRVDVEVVQLAGELSIDSRFSGHDLVRNLAEKLGGRYRYFNAPATTQDEATAAALMKTEQVANALALGRTSDVAVLGIGQYGMDSSNLFLQRAGASDEEIREAVERGAVGQISGRFYDREGKQLDLAINRRIISLDLDDLRDIDTVVAVASGPFKAEAVSAAIKGGLVNVLIVDSSLGQALEAA
- a CDS encoding class II fructose-bisphosphate aldolase, producing MSLVSLPELLDHAGKNRYAVGYFESWDIYSLEATIAAAEASQSPVIIGIGGLSSNHEWLQSGGIELYGAASRALADRAKVPVATLFNEADSFAEAAGGLGAGFNSVMMHTQGWDQNKLIADTAALVAAAHAVNVAVEGEIGALAEIKDGVLDAAGASYTTPEAAELFVRETNVDCLAVAVGNVHFVTGGHVPTVQVDLIKEIGNTVDVPLVLHGGSGTPDDQTRQAVEAGITKVNVGTKLKHVFGQALLAELGRPVEDPNLVFGSRFEGDANSRAGVALRKEIQRLMDVFGSTGQAGR
- a CDS encoding FGGY family carbohydrate kinase; this encodes MGQPQVLAIDCGTQSVRCLLFDPGTGTYEIGASEKLALKVRGPQQIEIDPLELVAATVRVLRATLAKCEQTPLCIGITNMRESAIAWSRETGLPVHDGIMWMSQQSQNIVSRWDDDGLAPLIRERTGLSNHTFFFGSKIAWLFNERPDLAAMAKTGKIAVGTIDSWLLYSLTGGTVHATDVSNASRYQLLNLHSLHWDEQLPEALGIPRAALPDVRPTASHFGHTDPQVTGYRIPITGMIGDQQASLLGHGCDGQGEAKATFGTSCVVSANLGQTPSTAEGLVTSIAWSAPDNGAVYEMEGSAFHCGYTMSWLAKTLSLPAAAPYEPERSELPASQRVYVVPSFTELGAPRWPKGSGAFISGLRMDSGPSDIVRAGIESMAFQAFDLVTAIPDLPGAKPLSVDGGGAGNNYLCQLLADLTATTIVRPPSRELTALGAARVALRTLGNNLPAGSAVTGPPDYFTPSDGPSYAAEGFLHWKELIARNLS
- a CDS encoding sugar ABC transporter substrate-binding protein, producing MTNPQHLEDRAKSGLVARLNERGDFRRRQFLQGLGVGALALGAGGALAGCSEPLGAGSGAGTTGAGGAGKVALASVPTLTNEYFTMWKAGGTEAAQALGLTYRMQSYEGSASAQIDQLRSAKAAGASQVVTFPINNDAVRQMGEILAGQDIQLATSFAATPWMVPSEPGYQDHYSTLFTPREVLGQKAMSEAVFKAIGGKGNVVYIQGAPTNRTSNAREKGFDMAVANFPGINVLAKQDGKETGQDTRPVVQTMLSRFNNIDAIICHNSSEALGAVSVLEEKGNDHIKVGGTDEQIAILDKLIQGPNVVAVQSIFGTWLGGYMIVRNYDLANGVKLDPIERMIFQDSLIIDTKESAQEYKKIATSPTTGFDWKKMSRHLNPDTWDTQVALAPVDPVKFFTEDLNTPKPAGFKFPEALQSSLDAGGVKKFTDLYARHAQTNPYATAIKLTTTGATVFGTKF
- a CDS encoding biotin/lipoyl-containing protein encodes the protein MEAIVMPALGQTSEEAYIQEWLVKEGDEVEMGQPLLSVETDKAQLEVECVADGVLLKIVCPADTTVNAGTIIAYIGEAGETVPAE
- a CDS encoding alpha-ketoacid dehydrogenase subunit alpha/beta, yielding MSQSTHTLQKEVLGTDESLHLLEEMVLIRQFEQTAYLRYLQGEIPGTLHQSQGQEAVAVGVCSLLRTEDWITSTHRPHGHALAKGLDPAAGMAEIYGRETGCLGGRGGSMHLGDPALGILPSIAIVGGGITIAPGLAHALKYKETDNVVVCFFGDGAVNEGAFHEGVNYAAAFNLPVIFVCENNMYGASTPFHETTRNINVASRGEAYGIPSEQADGMDVRAVREATQRALETARSGKGPVLLEFLTYRYVGHSRGDARGYRTKDEEAIWAAKDPIKTFGAALVEEGTASEEQVKEATARAKKRIAEALKHAQQAPWPDPVTALAPNIIFGNPPQEVEGAGPLEEGSEEERYISIADSIRETLHSELGTDPNLVLLGEDVGVPGGFGGAFGVYQGLAEEYGRHRVIDTPISEKAIMGAAIGAAIGGLRTVPDLQYADFVFEAMDELVNEAAKQRYMSNGKLTIPTVLRCPVGASQRGAQHAQCPESFFMHVPGIKVLCISDPYTAKGALTAAIRDDDPVLVFEHKLLYGAKKRQEAGSINTRAYVPEENFALPVGQARVRRRGKDATIVATFTELYKALELAEKLSAEGIELEVIDPVWLSPFDWTTVMESVRRTGRLVIAHEAHLTGGWGAEVSARISDELFADLKAPVRRVASRDIPMPFSPPLEAAVLPLAEHIEAAVRDVLSTDHTRSGKE